ATTGTTTATGATATGGCCGTAATTGGAACATCATTATAGCTGCCCTCAAAGGGGTTCTCAGAAAAATCACCTATCTTCTCCATAAGAAAGAAAACCCAAATCACTAATGCTGGTAAAATTGGTGACAGCCAATACATCCAGTGTATCATATTCTGAAAGATATCCAACATCCCAAATAAAACTAGAAACGCAAATACAAATGTCAGCCTCAAAGCACTTGATTTAGCATTAAACAGTATAAACTTATACATAAATTTCAATAAATACACAACACAATAAAATTGGAGTTTGACTGTAAATTCTAAACAATCTGCTGCTCAGTGTATTTTTCTTAATAAAATTTCCATAAATTATACAGACAACGTATCGACAGTCATATGCCTAAAATATTTTTTACAATAGCTCTATTTATTTTGTCTTTTTCTGCAGTAGGTCAAATTCTACATTTTGAGAACTTTGCAGTTATTTTAGACACCACTAAGCATATTACAGGAAATATTGTACCTAGTTTCCAATATCAAAACCTAAAAGAAGACCTGATTAAGTTTGAAAATACTGCTGATTTTTCAATTCTTTTTGATCACAATGCCTTCACAATTGCCAATAAGGTAGAATTATCACGCTTTGGTGATGAGACATTTGAAAGCGGTGGCTATTTTTTTATCGAATATAGAAGAATACAAGACACCCTCCCTTTCGCTTTAGAACCCTATTTTCAGGCTCATTGGAACGAAGTAAGAGGGTTGGACAGGAAGTATGCAGCAGGAGCAAACTTTAGGTGGAGAATACTGTATAAAAAAAGTGCTGGAATTTTCGCTGGAATTGGTCCTTTTTATGAGTACGAAAGATGGGATTACAGAGGTGTTCCTGATTCCGAAGTTATTCCCAACCCAGCAAACCCGATCACCAACGAACAAATAAGATTAGGTAGCTACATTAGCTACAAACAAAGAATTTCGGACAAGTTCCTGTTGGATTTAAGTATCTACTACCAAGATAAAATCGAAAACCTTTTTAATGTACCCAGAGCAGGAAGTAGCTCAAGATTAACTTATAAACTAACCAAATATCTGGGCCTAACCCTGCTATATCAAAATACATATGACCCAAGCCCAGTAGTTCCTATTGATAAATTATATCACAATGTGACTTTTAGTTTCAGTATTAATATTTGATTATTAATAAACTATTCCAAAAACCTGAAGTAAATCTTGGTTTTCACCTCTTATTTCTGAAATAACCCTTAAGCCGCTTTCAGATTCTTCGATTTTTACTAAACCATAATTTAGCTTGTTTACTAACTTTCCAATTCGGTGTTGATTGGGTTCTTGTGGTGCATTTTCCCAAACATGAGTTAAGCCACTAGAAGTAACATCAATCAATGGATAATCTAGATCCTCTACCTGTAAACTGGAAATTTCGGAAATATGTCGATCTCCACTTAAAAGTAATGCGCCTTTTGGTTGCTTCTTTTGAATTAAATCAATTAGCTTCTGTCTCTCTTTCGGAAAGTTGGCCCATTTTTCATAATCATGATCTTCTGGGATGAATTGAATACCACTAGCAATTATATAAAGAGAAACTGTCGGATCCGATAATTCCTTTTCCAACCAAGCCCACTGAGCCTCACCTAGAATCGTACCTTTTTCGTTCTTTTGATAAACTCGGTTAACGCGATCCAAATGATCCCTATGATATCGGGCATCCAATAAAATCACTTTAATGGTATGTGATTTCCACTTTAAATTATAGGAAGAGTAAGCCCCTTCTCTTTCTCTTCTAGGATCATCTTGAGATACGTCAAAGAAATCTAAAAATAATTGTTGGCTCTCTTTCTTAAACTCATATTCTTGTCCAGCGTCATTTTTACCGTAATCATGATCATCCCAAACACCAATAATCGGCACTTGTTCTCTCAGGGTTTTGTAATCAATCTGATTTTTCTGCAACTCATATTTCTCTCGCAAGACTGTCATGTCATCTGTATCACCATAAATATTATCCCCCAGAAACATAAAAAGATCTGGACTATGTTCAATTATAGGTTGCCATAAGGGTTGTTCTAAGTTTTGTCGATTACATGAGCCAAAGGCCAAAGTCAATGTGTTTTTGGAGTCGAATTCAAAAGTTTGATCCTGAGCAAAAACGGAAGTGATGGTAAAAAGAGAAATCAAAAATGATAAAGTAAATCTTGGCATAGTTTCTTCGTTTGTCGATTAATCGCAAATTTATTGCATTAATCAACAATGACAGCTATTAAAGATTAAATTTTTGCTAATTTCTATTAAGAATTGATATTATTCGCAGCGCTATGCAGATAAAGGAAAACTGAATCTATTGAGCCACAATTTTAAACACTGTATTGATACGCTCAGAATTATAAAGATTTAAGGCTTGCTGCAGTCTTCTTGTAGCCAGTCGGTAATCTTGGTTGTGTATTGCAATCAGCCCCTGATTGAAATACTGTAATGCGCTTAATTGTCTCAAACTTATCTCTTTATAAATAGTCTTCGAATTTGGTTGACCGTAGCTATTAGCTCCTACCGATTGCTGTTGATTCATCAAAGCAGAATTAGTATCCGGTAAAAAATCTTTTTTAAAATCCTGAACCTCTTCTTCATCAGAAATCCAACCGTTTCCCGGGTCGGTGGTTTCTAAAACATATTCTTGCTCACCTATTTCTGCAATTATAAAAACGTGATAGTCTGTTTCGATTATCTTGTGGGTAATATCAAAATACTTTAACAAGATAGAATAAGTGATACTCGCTGATACGCAATCGTAATCCCCAGTTTCCAATAAATTATTGAAAGTAGTTCCTTTTTTATATTCTTTAAGAAGTTTTTGATGTGTTTTGTAAAACAAATACTCCAAAAAGTACTCGTTATCTGCTTTTGATTTGCTCTCTAACTTTCTAATTAATCTATTCCAAGCATTATGATTTTCAAATTTATCAACTGACGCAATAAATGTAATGTCATTCAAAAGCTCTTTGTTCTTTGGGTCAAAATTTTGAGCTTTTATATGAAGTGTGCTTAAGAGAATTAAAACAAGCCCTCCTGAAATATAATTTAAAATATGCCGATATGGTGTTAAAACTGTTTTCAATATTACCTTAATGTTAACATACAACGATTTAGCATTATATAAAGTTAACAATTTATTAATAAATATAATAAATAGATAATATAAAATTTCTCTTAAGCAGTTTTTTAATTGGCTGACTTATAGTTTTTTATACTAAACAAATCAGTTTAAAGCTCATTAACGTGTTCTAAATAGTAATCTGCTTGTTCTAATAATTTATGTTTCTCTTGATCGGATTTTTTATCCCAGGTCCTGTACATCATCGAAACTCGCTGGTTTTTTTTCAGTTTATCCCTGTGTGTATTATAGAAGTTCCAGTAGAGACTATTAAAAGGACAAGCTTTTTCTCCTACTTTCTTCTTGTGGTCATAGAAACAATTGGAGCAATAATTACTCATTTTATGCATATAATTAGCACTAGCAAGATAGGGTTTAGAGCCTACGATTCCTCCATCTGCAAATTGGCTCATTCCTCTTGTGTTGGTTATTTCTACCCATTCTATTGCATCAATATAAATTCCCAGATACCATTTATCCACCTCAGCAGGATTAGTCATGTTTAGTAATGCAAAGTTTCCAGTCACCATCAAGCGTTGGATATGATGAGCGTATGCATCAGATAAAGATTGTTTTATAGACTTCTCCATACACTTCATTTTGGTCTCCCCCGTCCAGTAGAAATCTGGTAGTTTTCTATCATGCTCGAAGAAATTCTTTTCTGCATAATCAGGCATCTTTGCCCAATAGATCCCTCTCATATATTCTCTCCATCCAATCACCTGTCGAATGTAGCCTTCCACCTGAGCGATGTTTATTTTATCCTGATTATCTTCCCATTCTTCAACGACTTTATCAACCAATTCCTTCGGTGAAATTAATTTTGAATTAAGGGCAAATGAAACTCTTGAATGAAACAAGAATTTCTGTTCTGTGTGCATGGCATCCTGATAAGTTCCAAAATTCTGCAACAGTTCACGGCAAAAATAGCGAGTAAATTGGAGAGCCTCCTTCCTATTTATAGGCCAATGAAAATTTTCGGCATCGATCTTACCTATAGTTTTGATTCCCGAATCCTCTATTTCTGACAGGACATCAGCAACATACGTTTTATAGCTGTATGCAGGAGGAATTGGAACATCCCCCTTATATTTATTTCTATTTTCTTGGTCAAAATTCCACTTCCCTCCAACTGGCTCTTTTCCATCCATGAGAATATCGTGCTCTTTTCTCATCTGCCGGTAGAAATTCTCCATTAAGAATTGTTTTTTACCTTCAAAAAATTCAGCAATATCACTTCTTTTCGTTAAAAAATGTTCCGAATCTACCGCAGCGGAAGAAATTGAAAGTTCCGTGCACAGGTCTTGCAACTGTTGGTCCAACCTATATTCATCGGGCAATTGGTATTCAAAATGTTCTATATTATTTTCCTGTATTATTCGATTAATGTTTTCTACTAGTGATTGTTTATTATTGCTATCAGATATTTTCAAATAGAGAAAATTATGACCTTTCTCTTCTAAAGAGATCTTAAAACTTCTCATAGCTGAAAAGAAAGCAACTACTTTTTGAATGTGATGAGTAACATAATCCGTTTCCTGGCGCATTTCCATCATCACATATAATACTTTGTCATTGACATCCGAAAACCAGGAATGTCTTTCATTAAGTTGATCTCCCAATACTAATCTTAAAGTCTTTTTCATAACTGCAATTTCATAATCAACTATGATTAAAATCAATTGTTAAAAGGTATCACTCCTAAATAATAAATTTCCTTTATCCTTAGTGCGAAGAAAGCCGTCATCTCTAACTTTGATTATTGTAATAGTAAAATCTCACTGCTCAGTTCAACAATCAATAAAAAACTAAGATGAATTATCAAAAACAGCAAAATGAGAAAGTAGGTCAAATAGTATTACGTAATGATTAATAAAATAAATGATTAATAACAGTTCGATATACACTGCGTATTCTTTAGGTATTGTTTTTTATTTCTAAATTTACACTAGTATAAAATTAAGAGAATTTATGAGAAAGCTATTAATCGTCCTCGGTAGTATAATTGCACTTTTCGTGTTGACCATTATATTGGTTCCAGTTCTATTTAAGGATCGAATAGTTTCGGCTGTTCAGACGGAAATTGATAACTCGGTCAATGCTAATGTGAATTTTGAACTGTCAAAAATCAGTATTTCTTTACTCTCTAACTTTCCCGATCTAACGCTAGGTGTACGTGATTTTTCCATTACTGGCAAAGAAACATTTGAAGGGGATACACTTTTTTCCGCCAAGGATTTCGCTGTAGAAATGGATATAGTTGCTATTATAAAAGGAGAACCCTTAAATATTAAGGGGATTATGCTTGATCAACCCTTAATCAATATTCTAGTATTAGAAGATGGTTCGGCAAACTATGATATTACCTATCCTTCAGAAAACGAAGAAACTGAAGCGCCTTCTACTTCTCAAGAGGAGTTTAAATTTGGAATTGATCATTGGGAAATTAAGAATGGTAGAATCAACTATTATGATCAAATGTATGAAGTGGCTATTTCACTAACGGGAGTCGATCACACTGGAAATGGTGATTTTACGCAATCTGTTTTTGATATGCAAACCAAAACTACAGCCGAAGATTTTTCTTTTGCTTATGGTGGCGATGTTTTTGTAGCACATAAAACCTTAGAAGCAGATTTATTTCTAGGGATGGATATGGAAAATATGAAATTTACTTTTAAGGATGCTAAGGCAACCTTAAACGATTTCCACCTGAATTTTGATGGTTATTTCGCAATGCCCACCGATGATTATGATATGGATATCAATTTTGCTACTACTGATACCGAATTTAAAAATGTACTTTCTTTAGTGCCCGGAATGTATGCTGACGGTTTTGACGATTTAGAAACAAAAGGTGAATTTGATTTTTCAGGTTATATCAAAGGAATTTATAGTGATACCAAAATGCCCGGATTTGCTGTGGACTTAGTAGTGAGAGATGCATTTGTAAAGGCACCCGATGTTCCGCTTCCGATAGAGAAAATAGCAATGGAATTGCATGCAAAATCTGAATCAGGCGATTTAAAGGATGGATTTTTAGAATTGAAAAATTTTGGGCTGACTATCGATAAAGACCGATTTACCGCACAGGCCGTGGTCAATAATTTTGATTCCCCGATTTGGGAATTAAGTATGCAAGGAGGTTTAAATTTAGATATCATTTCTAAAATAGAACCCTCTGAAGATTTCAAAATGGGCGGAATCATAAAAGCCGATATTAACTCTAAAGGTTCTTATGTAGATGTAGAGCAAGAGAATTATGATAAACTGATCACCACGGGTAATCTTGTCATGCAAAATTTTTCCTATGCTGAAAAAGATGCTCCAGATTTTACAATTACGAACGCCACTATGGATTTTAATCCACAATCCATCAATCTCACTGCTTTAACAGGAAACTACGGGA
This is a stretch of genomic DNA from Marivirga harenae. It encodes these proteins:
- a CDS encoding DUF481 domain-containing protein, which produces MPKIFFTIALFILSFSAVGQILHFENFAVILDTTKHITGNIVPSFQYQNLKEDLIKFENTADFSILFDHNAFTIANKVELSRFGDETFESGGYFFIEYRRIQDTLPFALEPYFQAHWNEVRGLDRKYAAGANFRWRILYKKSAGIFAGIGPFYEYERWDYRGVPDSEVIPNPANPITNEQIRLGSYISYKQRISDKFLLDLSIYYQDKIENLFNVPRAGSSSRLTYKLTKYLGLTLLYQNTYDPSPVVPIDKLYHNVTFSFSINI
- a CDS encoding alkaline phosphatase D family protein — encoded protein: MPRFTLSFLISLFTITSVFAQDQTFEFDSKNTLTLAFGSCNRQNLEQPLWQPIIEHSPDLFMFLGDNIYGDTDDMTVLREKYELQKNQIDYKTLREQVPIIGVWDDHDYGKNDAGQEYEFKKESQQLFLDFFDVSQDDPRREREGAYSSYNLKWKSHTIKVILLDARYHRDHLDRVNRVYQKNEKGTILGEAQWAWLEKELSDPTVSLYIIASGIQFIPEDHDYEKWANFPKERQKLIDLIQKKQPKGALLLSGDRHISEISSLQVEDLDYPLIDVTSSGLTHVWENAPQEPNQHRIGKLVNKLNYGLVKIEESESGLRVISEIRGENQDLLQVFGIVY
- a CDS encoding cryptochrome/photolyase family protein codes for the protein MKKTLRLVLGDQLNERHSWFSDVNDKVLYVMMEMRQETDYVTHHIQKVVAFFSAMRSFKISLEEKGHNFLYLKISDSNNKQSLVENINRIIQENNIEHFEYQLPDEYRLDQQLQDLCTELSISSAAVDSEHFLTKRSDIAEFFEGKKQFLMENFYRQMRKEHDILMDGKEPVGGKWNFDQENRNKYKGDVPIPPAYSYKTYVADVLSEIEDSGIKTIGKIDAENFHWPINRKEALQFTRYFCRELLQNFGTYQDAMHTEQKFLFHSRVSFALNSKLISPKELVDKVVEEWEDNQDKINIAQVEGYIRQVIGWREYMRGIYWAKMPDYAEKNFFEHDRKLPDFYWTGETKMKCMEKSIKQSLSDAYAHHIQRLMVTGNFALLNMTNPAEVDKWYLGIYIDAIEWVEITNTRGMSQFADGGIVGSKPYLASANYMHKMSNYCSNCFYDHKKKVGEKACPFNSLYWNFYNTHRDKLKKNQRVSMMYRTWDKKSDQEKHKLLEQADYYLEHVNEL
- a CDS encoding AsmA family protein; this translates as MRKLLIVLGSIIALFVLTIILVPVLFKDRIVSAVQTEIDNSVNANVNFELSKISISLLSNFPDLTLGVRDFSITGKETFEGDTLFSAKDFAVEMDIVAIIKGEPLNIKGIMLDQPLINILVLEDGSANYDITYPSENEETEAPSTSQEEFKFGIDHWEIKNGRINYYDQMYEVAISLTGVDHTGNGDFTQSVFDMQTKTTAEDFSFAYGGDVFVAHKTLEADLFLGMDMENMKFTFKDAKATLNDFHLNFDGYFAMPTDDYDMDINFATTDTEFKNVLSLVPGMYADGFDDLETKGEFDFSGYIKGIYSDTKMPGFAVDLVVRDAFVKAPDVPLPIEKIAMELHAKSESGDLKDGFLELKNFGLTIDKDRFTAQAVVNNFDSPIWELSMQGGLNLDIISKIEPSEDFKMGGIIKADINSKGSYVDVEQENYDKLITTGNLVMQNFSYAEKDAPDFTITNATMDFNPQSINLTALTGNYGKSDFTLNGSVSNYIAYAIDENAIIQGNMKLTSNLLDINEMMGVSEEDTTESSEDSTAMEVVVIPKTIDFTFDATAQTIKYDNFVMKNAVGQIQVKDGILTLDPMKVDMLGGSIKMAGVYNSQDEYEPKFNFRLDISQISIPETFKNVVTVQKFVPIAEKMEGKFSTDFTIGGLLTQEMIPDLASLSGGGLIKIAEAAVKDSKVIKGVTSLSKLDNTNEVKIKDMKVQAEIKDGRLSVKPFDVNMGKYKATIDGSTGLAGDIAYNLKVNVPTGSIGKAANTAISNLLGSNIEAVGSSVNLNFNIGGTYTDPRVQLGKTTTEGGSSVASSVKEQAVDKLNEEKEKLKAEVEEKAQAVKDSAKAELERKKKQAEEEAKKKAEEEKEKLKKKAKNKLKDMFGDGR